In Rhopalosiphum padi isolate XX-2018 chromosome 3, ASM2088224v1, whole genome shotgun sequence, the genomic stretch GGCACAAACGCAGATGAGAATGGCTGGTATGGTTCATATAAATTATGCGAATTATTAAGCTGATAATCGTTCTGTGTACTACTTTCTGGGGCAATGTGGTTATTACTATCATAAACAGGCAAAAatgattgataattataatcatttaaattgtgTTCGTAGTGCTGTGGTTGATAATACGGTTGTATGTGTCTGGAATCATGATAGGAAAAATTGGATATAAGTGGTGATGTCATAGCTAACTTATTACAGTGCTCTTCTTCTTGTGCTTCTCTCTTTTTGATTTCAAGTCTCATTATGGTGTGAATGAAATGTTTTCGAACTCTTGTTGGATTGAATTCTATACGACCAACAGAATTTCCACAGCCATCTACTGTGCATCCACATGGGAAATTCATTCTGTCAACCTAagacacaaaatattaaacaaattacctaagaattaatttttagtatttaaattaaaatataacatatcaaAATAGCCAATTTATTTCTCCCGTGCTTTAATGATCAGTCCATCACTATTTAAAATACTCTGACCAAACCTAAAATACAGGTAGAAAATGTGTGGCTGAATTtcttaatacaatatttcaatttttgattgatttagtgataacaataatactatttttagaaagatatatttttatgtacttactTGACATGTTATGCCTGCTTGAAAACATGCGCATGTATCTGGGTCACAAAAACCACGGCATAAACACCCGCAAAATTCCCTGGATAGTCTTATGCTCTTACAGTCATCCTTTTCAGATGAATCAATTTTTTCAACACCAGCTGCCTTCAATAGAGCACGTCTTTGTCGTGTAGGTACAggctatatttataaaataaaaaattattattttagtgaattatacataataaaattaacttacttGTAAAAAACTTCCATTGCTATCTGAGTCTACATCAGCGTCAGATTCAGAATAAACATCTGCTGCTCCTACATCGCTATCACTGTCATCACTATTTGTACCAGAAACCTCGGATTGACTTATTTGAATTAAGTTTCGACGTATTCTTCTCTGTTCTGCTATATATTCAGGTAAAGAAAAAACTCGTGAAGCGCTATGAACTCTTGTCATGCCAAGAGTAGAACCaccctaaaataaattaatttgtttgatacatattttataaatattataaatactaaacaaatttaaaacttaataagaatttaatagcttaaaaaaattatatttattaaaacattacaacttgacaattataaatacaatttaaaattactacctGAGATGGAACGCATGTAAATCCTTGAACTCGAGGAAAATAAAAGACTGTTACATttgcaaaatttatattttttcgtttcTTCACCGTTGTAACATCAGATGTTAGAACACCATAATTGACAGGTTTATTGCGTTTTAAAATGCCTTTAACATTTCcataattatttctaatgtCTAATGGTGCTGTATCTAGAATAGAGTCAGAGAATTTTGGCTTCAACACTTCCATTGCTGACAAAAATTCATTTGAAGTTCTTTGTAAATCTTCAAAACTAGATTCTTGGTTTAATGTAAAATCAgttttgtatgatatatttgaTGTCGAAACTGCTACATCTAAGCTGCCAGTGTTCTTATCTTCTGCTAATTCTGATCCAAATCCAGAGTCACTTCCATCATAACGATCTTGTATACAATCCACTTCTAAGTCATTCTGAATGCTAGTAAATccactgaatattttattttcatttttatttgaatacagGTTAATGCTATCAAGCGCTTCATTTGTTTTATCATCAATAGGtagtttattaatacataacttttttaCAGGAGAATCAAAATAATAGCTATTACTTCGTTTGAAAGGTGTTAAATTGCTTGTAGCATCTGTTTGCTCGCTTAAAAAGCAGGTATAATCATTTGAATATGTTGACATGCTTTGGCTATTTTGAGAAGTTTCATCTTTACTGATTTCTTCAATTGAAAATCCTCGTTTTTTAttagtagtaaaaatattatttatatctgaaTAAATTGATTCATTTGTACTTGAAAGAACTTGAGTTTCATTAGAGGAGATATAAGTTGAATTTGATGAGGGCataaacatacatacattttttatatcacTATTGTAAGGTTTTATATTGCAATCTATGCTGGTTTTTTCATCAGAACTTGTACTCAATTCTTCAGATTTCAtatcaaataacatattttgaacTCTACATTCTGAATCTGA encodes the following:
- the LOC132924069 gene encoding uncharacterized protein LOC132924069 encodes the protein MEFLITNESDEVSILSQTDEPTNTLPHNDEIKDIIVANINKDNKEISTESKTLSDCLVDASKSLSDSECRVQNMLFDMKSEELSTSSDEKTSIDCNIKPYNSDIKNVCMFMPSSNSTYISSNETQVLSSTNESIYSDINNIFTTNKKRGFSIEEISKDETSQNSQSMSTYSNDYTCFLSEQTDATSNLTPFKRSNSYYFDSPVKKLCINKLPIDDKTNEALDSINLYSNKNENKIFSGFTSIQNDLEVDCIQDRYDGSDSGFGSELAEDKNTGSLDVAVSTSNISYKTDFTLNQESSFEDLQRTSNEFLSAMEVLKPKFSDSILDTAPLDIRNNYGNVKGILKRNKPVNYGVLTSDVTTVKKRKNINFANVTVFYFPRVQGFTCVPSQGGSTLGMTRVHSASRVFSLPEYIAEQRRIRRNLIQISQSEVSGTNSDDSDSDVGAADVYSESDADVDSDSNGSFLQPVPTRQRRALLKAAGVEKIDSSEKDDCKSIRLSREFCGCLCRGFCDPDTCACFQAGITCQVDRMNFPCGCTVDGCGNSVGRIEFNPTRVRKHFIHTIMRLEIKKREAQEEEHCNKLAMTSPLISNFSYHDSRHIQPYYQPQHYEHNLNDYNYQSFLPVYDSNNHIAPESSTQNDYQLNNSHNLYEPYQPFSSAFVPLSPDRPRGLSIIDNKPETFTDLLQPYSLPSIESTDSLGIPNIPSTLVSDSFNLETENLGEIIKNTMVESVNS